CGGCCGGCAAGGACCCGTCCACCATGATGGCGATGGACCTGGCCGGCCACCTGCACTGCGTCAAGGCCGGCGACGACATGGAGACGGTGCTCAAGAAGATGGAGCAGCACCAGATCCGCCGGATGCCGGTGATCGAGAACGGCCGGCTGGTCGGCATGATCAGCGAGGCGGACCTCGCGATGGGCCACCGCGACGGCCAGCGCCTGACCGACCGCCAGATCATCGAGTTCATGGACAGCATCTACGTCAGCCGCTGACACCTGCGGCAGGCGCTCAGGGGCGCGGGGACCTTCGCAGGCTCCTCGCGCCCCTTCTGACGTGCCGCCTCCGCTACGCGGTCGCCTTCGCCGCGGCGCGACCCGCGGCGCGGCCGGAGAACAGGCAGCCGCCGAGGAAGGTGCCCTCCAGGGCGCGGTAGCCGTGCACCCCGCCGCCGCCGAAGCCGGCCGCCTCGCCCGCCGCGTACAGGCCGTCGAGCACCGTCCCGTCGGCGCGCAGGACCCGGGAGGAGAGGTCGGTCTCCAGGCCGCCGAGGGACTTGCGGGTGAGGATGTTGAGCCGGACGGCGATCAGCGGGCCGGCCTTGGGGTCGAGCAGGCGGTGCGGGGCGGCGGTGCGGATCAGCTTGTCGCCGAGGTAGCGGCGGGCCCCGTGCACC
The nucleotide sequence above comes from Streptomyces sp. TLI_235. Encoded proteins:
- a CDS encoding CBS domain protein, producing the protein MTTASDIMHRGAQCIDADQSLMAAAKMMRDLDVGALPICGPDKMLKGIITDRDIVVKCLAAGKDPSTMMAMDLAGHLHCVKAGDDMETVLKKMEQHQIRRMPVIENGRLVGMISEADLAMGHRDGQRLTDRQIIEFMDSIYVSR